From a single Nicotiana tomentosiformis chromosome 2, ASM39032v3, whole genome shotgun sequence genomic region:
- the LOC104095170 gene encoding uncharacterized protein: protein MQTSTVEDYRRRFEAVATESMALPEQFTVRCFTSRLREDIQSSVLAKKPKTLDKAIRVAQLQERRINFEKGQFKQPLTGAQSNQPWPVHSPCCLPHLLQRTLQSLTHAQHLWLFQYPNHKRCILVKRLTPAELQGRREKRLCYYCDERYSASHKCKNLPQLLLLTEEHDTTTQLPELQLSDEALAEELQCLEVQEHSSISFHALAGGHAPNTLRFAGHVNGSPVQVLVDGGSTENFIQTRIATFLQLTIESIPSFYVMVGSGQRLRYDAIVRQIPLTIQGCELVLDFYVLALHGADFVLGVSWLATLGPVLTDYAMHVLEFSHNGNTMRWQGEPPTMLQPVQLHSLRRLASTDAISSFFRLELVQEEQVVSEFVPTGSPPIELQDLLTSFVDVFHKPQGLPPVRPQDHAIHL from the coding sequence ATGCAGACCTCGACAGTGGAGGACTATCGTCGTCGTTTTGAAGCGGTGGCCACTGAATCTATGGCCTTACCAGAGCAGTTCACGGTACGTTGTTTTACTTCTAGGCTTCGTGAGGATATTCAATCTTCCGTTTTGGCCAAGAAGCCTAAAACTTTGGATAAAGCTATTCGGGTGGCCCAATTACAGGAGAGGCGTATTAATTTTGAAAAAGGCCAATTCAAACAGCCTTTAACCGGAGCCCAATCCAACCAGCCTTGGCCCGTACACAGCCCTTGTTGCCTACCCCATCTGCTCCAACGTACTCTACAATCCCTAACCCACGCCCAACATCTATGGCTCTTCCAGTACCCAAATCACAAACGTTGCATTCTCGTTAAACGTCTCACTCCTGCCGAACTTCAGGGTCGTCGGGAAAAAAGACtctgttattattgtgatgagAGGTACTCTGCTTCTCATAAGTGTAAAAATCTTCCCCAGCTCCTTTTGTTAACTGAAGAGCACGACACTACCACTCAGTTACCGGAGTTGCAACTTTCTGACGAAGCTTTAGCAGAAGAACTTCAATGCCTTGAGGTGCAAGAGCACTCTTCTATTTCCTTCCATGCTCTAGCTGGCGGTCATGCTCCGAATACTCTTAGGTTTGCCGGCCATGTGAATGGTTCTCCGGTTCAGGTCCTCGTCGATGGCGGTAGTACAGAAAATTTCATTCAAACTAGGATCGCGACTTTCCTACAATTGACCATTGAATCGATTCCGAGTTTTTATGTCATGGTGGGTAGTGGACAACGCTTACGCTATGATGCGATTGTTCGGCAAATCCCCCTCACTATCCAAGGCTGTGAGCTCGTTTTGGATTTCTATGTGTTAGCCCTACATGGTGCTGATTTTGTTCTGGGGGTGTCATGGTTGGCCACTTTGGGCCCGGTTCTCACTGATTATGCCATGCATGTCCTTGAGTTCTCTCACAATGGCAACACCATGAGATGGCAAGGTGAACCACCAACTATGCTCCAACCAGTGCAATTGCACAGTTTGCGTCGTTTAGCTTCAACAGATGCCATCTCTTCATTTTTTCGGTTGGAACTAGTTCAAGAAGAACAAGTGGTTTCTGAGTTTGTGCCTACGGGGTCTCCACCTATCGAGCTTCAGGACTTACTCACTTCCTTTGTTGATGTTTTTCATAAACCCCAAGGCCTTCCCCCAGTGCGTCCTCAAGATCATGCGATCCATTTGTAG
- the LOC138905700 gene encoding uncharacterized mitochondrial protein AtMg00860-like, which translates to MNSVFRPYLRRFVLVFFDDILVYSPTWAGHLEHLSLVLKLLRQHSLVAKRSKCSFGQTTVDYLGSVLSVQGLAVDPSKIAIIQQWPAPRNIKEVRSFLGLTGYYRRFIHHYASIAAPLTDLLCHGAFLWTERAQKAFETLKACLSSTPVLALSDFSHEFQVETDASGVGIGVVLSH; encoded by the coding sequence ATGAATTCTGTTTTTCGTCCCTACTTGCGCCGTTTTGTGTTGGTCTTCTTTGACGATATTCTCGTCTACAGTCCAACTTGGGCGGGTCATCTGGAACATCTTAGTTTAGTGTTGAAACTGTTACGCCAACACAGTTTAGTGGCGAAGCGGAGCAAGTGTTCGTTTGGGCAGACAACTGTTGATTACCTTGGAAGTGTACTATCTGTTCAAGGATTGGCTGTGGATCCTAGCAAAATTGCCATTATACAGCAATGGCCAGCCCCACGAAATATCAAGGAGGTCCGGAGTTTTTTGGGACTCACTGGGTATTATAGGCGTTTTATCCATCATTACGCTTCTATTGCTGCTCCTTTAACTGACTTACTGTGTCATGGTGCTTTTCTGTGGACTGAACGCGCACAAAAGGCCTTTGAAACCTTGAAAGCATGCTTGAGCTCTACCCCTGTCCTTGCTTTGTCCGATTTTAGTCATGAGTTTCAAGTGGAAACAGATGCATCAGGAGTTGGTATTGGTGTTGTACTGTCTCATTAG